From the Hordeum vulgare subsp. vulgare chromosome 1H, MorexV3_pseudomolecules_assembly, whole genome shotgun sequence genome, the window GCAACGTGCCACCGTACAAAACACGGAGATCGATCGCGCCCAGAAGCAAAACAAATCATTCACCCgcgcgcacgcacgcacgcgctGGCACGCCTGCAGGTGCGCGGTCACCGCGCGAGCACGCCGCCATGCAAATTCAACGACGTCCGGGGAgaccccgccgccaccgccgccctctGCTCCCGGCCGCGGCGGACGTGCTCCGGTGCCTCGTCCTCGCCggggccgtcgccgtcgtcgccgcgggCGCGAACGCGGACGCCGCGCCGGCGATCCTGGACACGGTGTGCGGGTCCGGGCAGGCGGCCGACCCTGAGTCCTTCGACGTGAGCTTCGTCAACACCCTGGAGCTCATCTACCAGAACGTGACGCGGTCCGGGttcggcgccgcctcctccggctccGGCAACTTCTCCGTCTTCGGCCTCGGCCAGTGCCTCGCCTACCTCTCCCCGACCGACTGCCAGCTCTGCTACGCGCAGAGCCGCGTGAAGCTGCCCCACTGCCTCCCGGCCGACGGCGGCCGCATCTACGTCGACGGATGCTTCCTCCGCTACGGGGCCGGCAActtcaccgccgccgccaccgacgCCAGCGACACGTTCGTGTGCTCCAACGACACCGCGCCGGCGACGCCGGCGTTCGCGGCTGCGGCGGCCGCGCTGGTGCGCAACGTCACGGCGACCGCGCCGGGGGCGAGGGGGTACTACTACGCAGGgacggcgtcggcgtcggcgatGCCAACCGGCGCGCGGGTGTACGCGGCTGCGCAGTGCTGGAGGTCGCTGAACGCCACCGCGTGCGCGGCATGCACGGCCAGCGCGCGCGACCGGGTTGTGCAGCAGTGCCTTCCCGGCGCCGCCGAGGGGTACGGTCTCAACGCCGGCTGCGTCGTCAGGTACTCCACGCAGCCCTTCTACCTGCCGGCGaaagccggcggcggcggcggatcatCCAGTGAGTACAGCACACATTCTCGGTCTTACTTGTCGTTCTTGGTCCATGTGTGGTGCCGTGTCGTGCCTGAATTCTAGCTACCGACAGCAACGGCGCATTCACGTACCGATATTTCAGGTTTCAGAGCctgaaacagaaaaataaaatccgcATGAAACGCCATGAATATGAcatctttgtttttcttttgattCTGAATCATCCATGGCAGCCCGGCACaaaatcatcatcgtcatcgcctCCGTCCTCTCCGCCATGGCAGTCATCGGCATCGTATTCATCTGGACACGAATGAGGCCCAGGAGAGACGACCTCCACGACGGTATGCCAAACAGTAAAATTACAACCACATACTATCTGATGTTGTACTATGATCTGACGAGAGTTTCTGACACTGTGTAGACATGGACGGCTCAGGCGAGATCATCCGCACCATCATGTCGTCGCAGCTCGGCTTCCGGTACGAGGAGCTGCGCAAGGCGACCGATGACTTCAATCAGATCAACAAGCTCGGCCAGGGTGGCTACGGTTCAGTTTACAAGGTACATTGCCGTGCCATTTGGAACACCACACGTTGGCACAAGAGCAACAGCTATCTCATTGATCATCTTTCTTGGAATGCTTGCTTCATCTGAATTTGACATCCTGATAATATGATGGATATCACAGGGCGTGCTTCCGGATGGCCGGGAGATCGCCGTGAAGCGGCTCTACCTCAACACGCGGCAGTGGACCGACCAGTTCTTCAACGAGGTGAAGCTCGTCAGCCAGGTGCAGCACAAGAACCTCGTCAAGCTCCTCGGGTGCAGCGTCGAGGGCCCCGAGAGCCTCCTCGTCTACGAGTACCTCTGCAACACCAGCCTCGATCACTACCTGTTTGGTAAGAAAATAAACAATCCCTGCATTCTGGAGGCAAAAAACTCATACTTCAAATGGTAGATTTTCATTCTGGTTGATCTTCCATGCTTGGTGATGCAGACGCTTTCAAGAAGAACGCGTTGGATTGGGAGCGGCGGTCGGAGATCGTCCTCGGGGCGGCGGAGGGTTTGTCATACCTCCACAGTGGCTCCGAGGTCAGGATCATACATAGGGACATCAAGGCCAGCAATGTGATGCTGGATGAGAGGTTCAGGCCTAAGATTGGCGATTTCGGCCTGGCGAGGAACTTCATGGAAGATCAGACCCATCTCAGCACCGGCCTTGCGGGGACATTGTAAGTTCACTTGTGCAAAACAACTAATCTGATCAAGGGGGGAAGGAAATTTTGCGATAGATTGTGCAATGTGTCTGAAGAAATAGTATAACTGACTATGCCTACATTTTTGCAGTGGATATATGGCTCCGGAATACATCGTTCACGGGCAGCTGACGGAGAAGGCCGACATCTACAGCTACGGTGTGCTGGTCCTTGAGATCGTCACCGGCCGCAAGAACCACAACTCTGTGGCATCATCGGCCGAGGGACTGTCCCTCATGTCACAGGTAAATCCTCCCATTTCACCTCTGTTGTCAAGTACCAGTTTACTGTAGCATTTCAGACAACCTGATGCTGTCATCCTTCCATCTTCAGTTATGGAAGCACTATAACGCCGGCACACTGATGGAGATCCTGGATCCAAACCTCCGCGACCAATGCTCGGAGGCGGAAGCTCTCAAGGTGTTCCAAGTCGGGCTGCTGTGCGCGCAGGCGTCGCCGAACCTTAGGCCGCCGATGTGGAAGGTGGTGGAGATGCTGGGAAGTGGTGATAGGGTGCTGCCCCGGCCTACCGAGCCTCCGTTCATCAACGTGAAGGGGTCGAACGCGAAGAGCGAAAGCTCGGGGTCATCGATGTCTCTGATGTCGAACTCCGACAAGTCGCCGTTCTCGACGAATCAGCTGTCCGTTAGTGGGGTGCAGGCCAGGTGATTAACAACAGGGTGTGAAGGATCATCTTAACATTTTTTTCCCATTGTTTGTGGTAGGATGATCTTGAGTACTAACTGAAAGTGTTCCAATCATAGAATCTTGTTTGTAAGATGTAAGTAAGCAGCCAGATAAATGCTAGTTTTGTCACAGAAGTGCAGTCTTTAACTCCAACAACACCATGTGAGCCGAAACCAACAAAAAAGTCGTATCTTTTTCTCCCATGCGCCCTTCACAGTGACGGGATTTAATCAACGTCTAACAGCAGATAGGAAAGGAGGAAAAAAGTCAGGGAATTCGCACAAAACACAACAAACAAACCAAAAAGTGATAAAAGTCTGAAAATTCATAGTGTGATTTTGGTCTAGGTGATGGACCGAGAGGCGATAGCTTCTGGATAACTTTAGAACCAAAGCAAATTACCTTTTGGAAAAGTCAAAAACGCGATGATTAACAGAGAGCGATTTGAGAACTGAGATGGACCGGAAGCGATTCTGGTGGAAAATTGTTGGCTTGTGTAGGCATGTGGTGTGGATGTGGTCTGGTCGTTGTCGATTTTGTTTGGAAAGTCCAAAACTACTGCTGAGAACGGATGAAGCATGGCTTAATTGACCCAGCCGTCCATGAGGGAGACGCTCAACAACCATCATCAATCTTCTTTGTCTTAGTTCTTTTTGTTTCGACTCATGCAACTTGTATGCAGTATTCTCTTTGGACACGTATACTTGCCAGTGTGCAGTGAAATTTGCACCACCAACTCCCTGAAAGAATATAGGTGAAATTTGCACCACCAGTTCCCTAAAAGAACATAGGAAAACTATATTTATACAACAACTCTCCAAAcaggcaaggctccgcccgagcacgGGATAACCACTTGCACGAAGACGTCCTGCAAGGCCACATCATACGTGTTCACACCTCTGTTTTGGTTAGCGCGAGAAAAACGAGTACCGAGCGGTTACCGAGTTTCTCGCTACCCTCCGGTAGATGGGCTTCTCGAGCAAATAAATTCGGcctgttttgaaaaaaaatctggCCCAGGGAGAGCCTGAGAAGCCACGGGCCAGTCTCTCTCTAGTCTTCTCGTGATGGATGCGCCTCGCTACTCACACAGCCGAGTAGAAACCCTAGAACCCCAAAACATCAGTATTTCCCATCTTCCCTCCCCGAACCAGCTTCCAAAAAACttggcggcggcgacggtggtgACTGCGACTCCGGCACCCAATCCACCCCTTGGATCCCTGTCCAGCTACAGCACGGCCGTGCTCTCTGTCATGGCCGGTGTTGCAAGGGGGATGGGGCGGGGTGATGGCGATGGATCTAGCCAACAGCGAACTGTTGGGATGGCTGTCGTCGCCGGCGTTCATTGTGCAGGTCAAGGCAGAGTGGGTGTGTTCGTTGATGACCTACCAAGCGGATCTGAGGCAGAGGTCACGGAAGTGGCAGTGCGGCCATCTATTCATCAAGAGGAGGACAATCCTCGGAATTCGTGGACGACATCAATCGGTGCGGATATGCCACCGGCGCGGCTCGTCATGGTGGCATATACAGAGGCCCGGATGTTCCATTGCCGATTCCAACACCAAAGAAAGGTTATTTTTTTCACCAGTTCTAACTTCCTGAATTTTATATGTTTCATTGATGTTAGAAATAGAGTAGCAGCAACACTAGTTTCTACTACTTCCTGAATTTTATCTGTTTCATTGATGTTAGAAACAGAGTTGCATTACCTTCAACAAAAACACACCCCAAATCTGAAGCACACAAGTTTAGCAGCAGCACTAGTTTCTACTACTTCCTCTGCTTATGCTTATAGAGGGAGTAGCCATTATTTCAAGAGACGATTCTCAGGTCATATGTTTGCAGGGAAAGAAAGAGAGCAGCTGGCTCATCTGTAGACAGTAGTAGTACGCATCATGTTTCAGTCAGTAAAGGAAATGCATGATGCTGTTGTATTTTCACAAGTAGTAGCAGCTTTGCACAAGTTTAGCAGCGGCACTAGTAGCACTAGTTTCTACTACTTCCTCTGCTTATGCTTACAGAGGGAATAACATGCATAATCATTACTTATGCTGCTGTATTTTTGTTGAAGGTAATGCAAATGATGTATCAAATATATGGTGTCATGGAAAATCATTGGAAGGAAATGCATGGTCTTGTTCATATTGTGGGACTGTTAAACTTGGTGGGGGTGCAACCCGATTCAAGCAACATCTAGCTGGCTTGGGGCCTGAGTGTTACTCTTGCCTGAGTGCACCTCATCATGTAGTGGGTGTTTTTCGGAAAGACATTCCAGAGGGAATAGATAGGAGAAGGAAGTCcaaagaaggaaagaaaagagTAGTAAATGAGGTCAACCATCTGAATAATCAAGGTGCATCAATACATATTGATTGTGAAGATGAGGACATTGACATACTACGGCAGACCCTACAAAGTTCATTACGTCAAGATCGGCGGAGAACCAATGGTGATAAATCATCTGGAGGCAGCTCATGTGGTGTCAAAGACTTCTTTGATGTTGATTTGGCATATAGCAAGACTAGGACGCAACAGACAATGGAGGTGTGTATTAACAAGGTGGAATATGAATCAAGGATTGGGAAGGATTGggattgttgttgttatagtattGTTGCTGTCATATTGTTGCTGTCATAGTATTGTTATTCCTGCTGCCATTATTCTAATTCTTGCTGCCCTGCTACCTATCCATTCTACAGCCGGTGTTCTTGACCCGGAAGGGCACTACAAGTATAACTTGGGAACGAATCTATCACACAAGAGGGCACTCAATGCAGCACTTAGGAAGTtggctagtcctttagagttcaTTCAAATGATTCCTGAAGTTGACATGTATACCAATAAAAGAGGGGCTTTCGAAGGCATGCTCCCTCGTACTGCAGCCAGCCAAGTGACCCCAATTCAGTGGTGGGAAACATTTGGAGATAGTACACCAATGCTTCAGAAGTATGCTATCCGGATTGTCTCTCAATGCACCTCTTCAAGCGGTTGTGAGCGAAATTGGAGCACATATGCTTTGGTGCATACACTAGTGAGGAACCGTCTTGGTTTTGAAAGGCTACACAAGTTGGTTTATTGCCACTACAACCTTGGGCTGCGAATCCGCTTAATTCTTGGTGACACAAAAGAGAAAGAGGTTGATCCTTGTGCATTGTTGATGAATACCTCACTCTATGACCATGATAATGAAATCATGGGTTGGTTGGGGCCAACGGATGACTCCGGGACTTCAATGGATGAGAACAATGACTACGATGGTGATGCCTTCAATCCGGTTGTCTTAGAGGTGGGGTTGGGACAAGAAAATAGTTTTAGAGGAAGTAGGCTGGATGCtgttgaggaagaggaggaagaggaggaggaggatgaggaggaggaggaagaaggtgattGCCCTTTAGTTTATATCAACACTATATGAATTTATTTATGTGGTTCAAGTGCTAACTAGTGATTATTGTAGCTAATAATGATGTGATGCTTCCCAGCAACAATGAACCATTGCGGAAGTCTactaggaagaggaggaagaggacggtAATAATCAAGTGTTAACTTCAATTGTTTGCTTGCTGCCATCCAAAATTTTGTTTGCTTGCTACCTTCTAATGACATGCATCCATATATTCTATTTTGTGAACAAATACAATACTCAAATCTGTTTGCTAACAACTTGGCAATGAATTTGCTCACTTGCAGCTTGATTCACTCTAAGAGTTGAGGAAGGAGACTTGCAAGTCTAAAAAAAATTCAGGAAGTTAGAACTTGTAAGTTTTTTTTACACCGGACCACATCTTTTCTCTTCAAGCACCCTCCTCCTGCATAGGATCCCGCTTCCTTATCCGAGCCTACTTTTTATGACACCAATCCTACATGACATATGTGGCATCACCTCGAGGCTatgcattgtacatgcccttacaTGTACAACTATTTTCCAACGACAAACTTTACAGGGAGGTCGGTGCAACTTGTCCACTGGGTCGAATCTTGCATGAAATAGGCTTTTCGCTCCGCAAAGAAAATGAAGTAGCATGATGGGAAAAGCAAAAAAGAAGATCACCAAGTGGCCAGAAGCTCAGAAGATAGAGTCAGAGGCCCGCCTAAGAAAGACCCGATCAATCACCATCTTGTTACACGTCGTCAACAAAGTCCAAGCTAGCACCGCGAACACAAGCAAGAAGAGGCGTCTTCTTCTTGGCACGAGTTTGTAGGATCCCGACTAGGTCTAGGGCCTCCCAATTAGGCCCAGCGCCTCACTGATAAACCTCCACAAGAATACCGTTGCAGCGAAGATGTGTGTCCCCGTCTTCGGAACACCACAAAGGGGGCACAacccgtcatcaagattgcgccgCTTGAGTACCTTCGTAGCAGATGGGAGGCGAtcctgtaggagttgccaaacaaAAATCTTGTTTCTCAGTGGTGTGGACGCTTTCCATACTGGAAAGGTTCAAGACAGAGACGGCTGCTGGCATAAGGCATGGTATGCCGAGCCCAGCGAGAAGATCCCTAATTCGGTCAGCTGCCAGGATACGCTTTATTGATAATCTACGAGCACTGGCGGAAGGGAAACTCGCAAGTTGGCCCATTCAACGGTCTCCACAGATGAAAACACGGGATGTCACTTACAGGGGAGGGGATAGGCGCTTAAAAATAATTACGATTGAGGCTTGAAAaaatgcgaaataaaactaactcttaattagtcaagcaaaaaacctaaaacaactaggctcacctacgtgcaccaataacttattctaagcaagataaacaactaagtgatagcaacatacataacatgaaacaatatgactatcacagagtaaagtgcataagtaaagggcccgggtaagagataaccgaggcatgaagAGACGatcatgtatcccgaagttcacacccttgcggatgctaatatccgtttagagtggtgtggaggcacaatgctccccaagaaccaACTAGGGCCAccgaatctcctcatgccctcacacaatgcaggaTGCTGCGATTCCACTAATGGTGCCCTTGAagacggcgaccgaacctttac encodes:
- the LOC123406439 gene encoding cysteine-rich receptor-like protein kinase 2, with protein sequence MQIQRRPGRPRRHRRPLLPAAADVLRCLVLAGAVAVVAAGANADAAPAILDTVCGSGQAADPESFDVSFVNTLELIYQNVTRSGFGAASSGSGNFSVFGLGQCLAYLSPTDCQLCYAQSRVKLPHCLPADGGRIYVDGCFLRYGAGNFTAAATDASDTFVCSNDTAPATPAFAAAAAALVRNVTATAPGARGYYYAGTASASAMPTGARVYAAAQCWRSLNATACAACTASARDRVVQQCLPGAAEGYGLNAGCVVRYSTQPFYLPAKAGGGGGSSTRHKIIIVIASVLSAMAVIGIVFIWTRMRPRRDDLHDDMDGSGEIIRTIMSSQLGFRYEELRKATDDFNQINKLGQGGYGSVYKGVLPDGREIAVKRLYLNTRQWTDQFFNEVKLVSQVQHKNLVKLLGCSVEGPESLLVYEYLCNTSLDHYLFDAFKKNALDWERRSEIVLGAAEGLSYLHSGSEVRIIHRDIKASNVMLDERFRPKIGDFGLARNFMEDQTHLSTGLAGTFGYMAPEYIVHGQLTEKADIYSYGVLVLEIVTGRKNHNSVASSAEGLSLMSQLWKHYNAGTLMEILDPNLRDQCSEAEALKVFQVGLLCAQASPNLRPPMWKVVEMLGSGDRVLPRPTEPPFINVKGSNAKSESSGSSMSLMSNSDKSPFSTNQLSVSGVQAR